A genomic region of Miscanthus floridulus cultivar M001 chromosome 3, ASM1932011v1, whole genome shotgun sequence contains the following coding sequences:
- the LOC136543836 gene encoding uncharacterized mitochondrial protein AtMg00810-like, translated as MYTKATLTSRVVVGVYVDDLMITGARPADMDAFKEQMSRLFRMSDLGLLSFYLRLEVKQGEDAIKLGQAAYARKLVDKAGMGACNPYHALMEVRLKLSAKSSTPEVDATMYRSLVGSLCYLVHTRPNITCAVGYVSRFMEKPHQEHLVTVKHILRYIASIVDYDIIYSKCCDIDNKVMGYSLIGYSDNDLGGHR; from the coding sequence ATGTACACCAAAGCCACGCTGACTTCACGAGTGgtggtgggtgtctacgttgaTGACCTGATGATCACTGGAGCAAGGCCAGCGGATATGGATGCATTCAAGGAGCAGATGTCGCGTCTGTTCCGGATGAGCGACCTTGGGCTTCTCTCGTTCTACCTCAGGCTAGAGGTCAAGCAAGGTGAGGACGCCATCAAGCTTGGGCAAGCTGCATATGCTCGAAAGCTGGTGGACAAGGCGGGGATGGGGGCGTGCAACCCCTATCACGCACTGATGGAGGTTCGGttgaagctctcggcaaagagctcaACACCGGAGGTCGATGCGACGATGTATAGGAGCCTAGTGGGGAGTCTGTGCTATCTGGTACATACAAGGCCCAACATCACATGCGCGGTTGGCTACGTGAGCCGCTTCATGGAGAAGCCACATCAGGAGCATTTGGTCACCGTCAAGCACATTTTGCGCTACATCGCCAGCATAGTCGACTATGacatcatctactccaagtgTTGCGACATCGATAACAAGGTGATGGGATACTCGCTGATAGGGTACAGCGACAACGACTTGGGGGGACATCGATGA